One genomic window of Pontibacillus halophilus JSM 076056 = DSM 19796 includes the following:
- a CDS encoding acyl-CoA dehydrogenase family protein codes for MNFHYSEEQALLRKTVRDFVDKEIQPHIRDWDATGHFDRRILKRLSELGLMGVCIPEAYGGSGMDYNALAIVCEELERGDTAFRTAVSVHTGLNSMTLLQWGNEAQKEAYLVPQAKGEKIGAFGLTEPGAGSDVASLQTTAKKEGNSYVLNGQKTWISLCDVADYFLVFAYTDSSKKHHGISAFIVEREWSGFSSKATKGKLGIRAGNTGELFFDDVVVPEENLLGQEGDGFKIAMSALDNGRFTVAAGACGLIMACLEASVAYCHQRKTFGKEIGKHQLVQQMLANMEAGLQMSRLLVFKAGELKNEGKRNTRETSLAKWQACDFANKAADDAVQIHGAYGYCNEYPVERYLRNSKAPVIYEGTREIHTIMQAEYVLGYREDKPLSSMLPAWSDS; via the coding sequence ATGAATTTTCATTATAGCGAGGAACAAGCGCTGTTGCGAAAGACGGTTCGCGATTTCGTAGATAAAGAAATCCAACCTCATATTCGAGACTGGGACGCTACAGGACATTTTGACCGACGCATTTTGAAGAGGCTATCAGAACTAGGCTTAATGGGAGTGTGTATTCCTGAAGCCTACGGGGGAAGTGGCATGGACTATAACGCGCTCGCCATTGTGTGTGAAGAATTAGAGCGAGGAGATACCGCATTTCGAACGGCAGTATCCGTCCATACGGGGCTTAATAGCATGACGTTACTTCAGTGGGGAAATGAAGCACAGAAAGAAGCCTATCTTGTCCCCCAAGCTAAGGGAGAGAAGATTGGTGCATTCGGTCTTACTGAACCAGGCGCCGGCTCCGATGTTGCCTCTCTTCAAACCACAGCTAAAAAAGAAGGAAACAGCTATGTGTTAAACGGACAGAAAACGTGGATTTCTCTTTGTGATGTGGCAGACTATTTTCTAGTATTTGCCTACACCGACTCTTCTAAGAAGCATCACGGCATCTCTGCCTTCATTGTAGAACGCGAATGGTCAGGCTTCTCCTCCAAAGCAACGAAAGGAAAGCTTGGTATTCGAGCCGGGAACACCGGCGAATTGTTCTTTGATGACGTAGTTGTTCCAGAGGAGAATTTGCTCGGCCAAGAAGGCGATGGATTTAAGATTGCCATGAGTGCCTTAGATAACGGGCGCTTCACCGTAGCAGCTGGGGCTTGCGGGTTAATCATGGCGTGCTTAGAAGCAAGCGTTGCCTATTGCCATCAGCGCAAAACGTTCGGCAAAGAGATTGGCAAGCACCAACTCGTTCAGCAAATGCTTGCGAACATGGAAGCTGGCCTGCAAATGAGTCGGCTCCTCGTCTTTAAGGCCGGCGAATTGAAGAATGAGGGCAAGAGGAATACGAGGGAAACGTCTCTTGCGAAGTGGCAAGCGTGTGACTTTGCCAATAAAGCAGCAGACGACGCCGTTCAAATACACGGAGCCTATGGCTATTGTAACGAATACCCTGTTGAACGTTACTTACGAAATTCCAAAGCTCCAGTGATCTATGAAGGAACAAGAGAAATCCATACGATTATGCAAGCGGAGTATGTGCTTGGCTACCGGGAAGATAAACCGCTCTCTTCCATGCTCCCAGCATGGTCGGACTCATGA
- a CDS encoding CaiB/BaiF CoA transferase family protein gives MAGALDGIVVLDLSRVLAGPYCTMILGDLGAEVIKVEAPGGSDETRTWGPPFQDGVSAYYLCANRNKKSITLDLKSEDGRTQLLELVKESDVVLNNFKTGTMERLGLSYDTLRKIKPDIIYASITGFGETGPYRDLPGYDFIIQAMSGLMSITGDAQSGPQKVGVAITDLLTGLYACIGIQAALLERNVSRKGQKIDLSLFDSAVSALANIGSNYLMSGVVPERLGNHHANIVPYQQFAASDGAFVIAVGNDRQFKRLCELIRKDALASDPRYATNEARVAHRSALTEELQAEFLKQPAMYWKKKCEEASIPCGPIQSVQQVFNDPQIAARDLLLSMNHPTAGTIRMVGSPLKLSRTNVSYRTYPPLPGEHNEEFRIREEGGR, from the coding sequence ATGGCTGGGGCGTTAGATGGGATTGTCGTATTGGATTTATCGAGAGTGCTTGCTGGACCGTATTGTACGATGATCCTCGGTGACCTCGGTGCTGAAGTTATTAAAGTTGAAGCACCAGGTGGAAGTGATGAAACGAGAACATGGGGGCCACCTTTTCAAGACGGGGTGAGCGCCTATTACTTGTGCGCAAATCGGAACAAGAAGAGCATCACTCTCGATTTAAAGTCAGAGGATGGACGTACCCAATTACTCGAACTTGTTAAGGAAAGCGACGTTGTCTTGAACAATTTTAAGACAGGCACAATGGAGCGTCTCGGACTTAGTTATGACACGCTTCGTAAGATTAAGCCAGATATCATTTATGCAAGTATTACCGGATTCGGGGAGACAGGGCCTTATCGGGATTTACCTGGGTATGATTTCATCATTCAAGCCATGAGTGGATTGATGAGTATTACGGGGGACGCACAATCTGGACCCCAAAAAGTCGGCGTTGCGATTACAGATTTACTGACAGGCTTATATGCGTGCATCGGAATTCAAGCGGCCTTATTAGAACGGAACGTGTCCCGTAAAGGACAGAAAATCGATCTCTCCCTATTTGATTCAGCTGTTAGTGCACTCGCGAATATTGGTAGCAATTATTTGATGTCTGGAGTGGTGCCTGAACGACTGGGCAACCACCATGCAAATATCGTTCCTTATCAGCAATTCGCAGCTTCTGATGGAGCATTTGTCATCGCAGTTGGCAATGACCGTCAGTTCAAGCGGCTGTGCGAACTGATTCGGAAAGATGCGTTAGCGAGCGATCCTCGGTATGCAACGAACGAAGCGCGAGTCGCCCATCGCAGTGCATTAACAGAAGAACTTCAAGCGGAATTTCTGAAGCAGCCTGCGATGTATTGGAAGAAGAAGTGTGAGGAAGCGTCCATTCCATGCGGACCCATTCAGTCCGTTCAACAAGTATTTAACGACCCACAAATTGCGGCTCGGGACTTGCTGTTGTCGATGAATCATCCAACTGCCGGCACGATCCGTATGGTTGGAAGTCCCTTGAAATTGTCACGGACGAATGTTTCGTATCGCACCTATCCCCCGCTGCCTGGGGAACACAATGAGGAGTTTAGAATACGAGAAGAAGGAGGTCGCTAG
- a CDS encoding NAD-dependent succinate-semialdehyde dehydrogenase yields the protein MNITQSIRSLYIDGAWHSAISDVKIAVINPATLQPIMRVSFGGTEETKEAIQAAKAAFPSWSSLSPRERANYLYRARDILLDKVDFIGRLITKEQGKPLAEAKGEVKGAASFLEWYAEEATRLYGEHIPSSNPAKRLSVIPQPIGVIGAITPWNFPASMITRKIAPALAAGCTVVLKPAPETPLTAIELMKVFHQAGLPKGVVNLVTGDAEKIGAALLESEDVRLLTFTGSTEVGKHLIRGSADTVKKLSLELGGHAPILVFQSADLEKAVNLTIASKFRNSGQTCICANRVFVERKVLNEFQELLVQKVKELKLGDGLESSTTLGPLINGRAYDKVTHHVEEAVSKGATVLYRGDEKDEQLAGYFHPPVVLTSIKEEMLIMNEETFGPVLPIIPFDEEREAIDRANDSPYGLAAYVFTKDLNQSISVSEQLHYGIIGINDVFPATPEAPFGGVKQSGFGKEGGHQGIHEFLDWKYISTSLS from the coding sequence ATGAATATAACTCAATCCATACGCTCTCTTTACATTGATGGTGCGTGGCACTCAGCAATCTCAGATGTAAAGATTGCGGTCATCAACCCAGCTACACTACAGCCCATCATGCGGGTCTCATTCGGAGGTACGGAAGAAACGAAAGAAGCCATCCAAGCAGCGAAGGCAGCCTTCCCTTCTTGGTCCTCTCTTTCTCCAAGAGAACGAGCAAACTACCTTTATCGTGCCAGAGACATTCTCCTTGATAAGGTCGATTTCATCGGCCGCTTGATTACGAAAGAACAGGGAAAGCCATTAGCTGAAGCCAAAGGTGAAGTGAAAGGAGCCGCTAGCTTCCTCGAATGGTATGCAGAGGAGGCAACGCGTTTATATGGCGAACATATCCCCTCCTCAAACCCAGCTAAACGGCTAAGCGTTATCCCCCAACCCATTGGAGTAATTGGAGCCATTACGCCTTGGAATTTCCCTGCATCTATGATTACGAGAAAGATTGCTCCCGCTCTCGCTGCAGGATGCACCGTTGTACTAAAGCCTGCTCCGGAAACCCCGCTTACAGCAATTGAACTAATGAAAGTATTTCACCAGGCAGGCTTGCCTAAAGGAGTCGTCAATCTCGTCACAGGGGACGCCGAGAAAATTGGAGCTGCCCTACTCGAAAGCGAAGACGTACGTTTACTGACCTTCACTGGCTCAACTGAAGTTGGAAAGCATTTGATTCGAGGCAGTGCAGACACCGTGAAGAAACTCTCATTAGAACTCGGCGGGCACGCCCCGATCCTCGTCTTTCAATCGGCAGACTTAGAGAAGGCAGTAAACCTAACGATTGCAAGTAAGTTCCGTAACAGTGGGCAAACGTGTATTTGCGCGAATCGTGTGTTTGTAGAACGAAAGGTTCTGAACGAATTCCAAGAGCTTCTCGTTCAGAAAGTGAAAGAACTAAAGCTTGGAGATGGGCTCGAGTCATCTACAACGCTTGGCCCTCTCATCAATGGGCGAGCTTATGATAAAGTAACGCATCACGTAGAAGAGGCAGTATCGAAAGGAGCAACCGTCCTTTACCGGGGGGATGAGAAAGATGAACAATTAGCGGGATATTTTCACCCTCCTGTTGTGCTGACTTCTATTAAGGAAGAGATGTTAATCATGAACGAGGAGACATTCGGTCCAGTTCTCCCCATCATCCCTTTCGATGAAGAAAGAGAAGCCATTGACCGCGCGAATGATTCACCTTACGGATTAGCCGCTTATGTCTTCACGAAAGATTTAAATCAATCCATCTCTGTAAGCGAACAGCTCCACTACGGGATTATTGGTATTAATGATGTCTTCCCGGCAACCCCAGAAGCCCCATTCGGTGGAGTGAAACAATCTGGATTTGGCAAAGAAGGTGGACACCAAGGCATCCATGAATTCTTAGACTGGAAATACATCTCTACCTCCCTCTCCTAA